The Trichocoleus sp. sequence ACATTTCTCGATTTGACTCCAATACAGCGATCGAGCCTTGCCAAAGCACTGAAAACTGTAACGCTGAAATATGACCATTTATGGAACCGTCCTTTCCCTTATTTGATGGCATGGTTCCAGGCTCCGCTCGATGGTCAGCCGCATCCGGAAGCCCATTTGCACGCCGAGTTTTATCCGCCTTATCGCACCCAAGACAAACTCAAATACCTGGCTGGAACTGAGCTTGCTGCTGGAATGTTTGCCAGTGATGCATTGCCGGAAGAAAAGGCAAAAGAGCTACAGGCAGTTGTCGTGAGTTTAGAAGAGCCGCTTCAGGTGTAATGGCGGGATGAGTTCGGACGAGAAAGCAGACTGAAATGCCCTAAACTTTGCGCTCTTTAGGGTGCTATTTAAGAGGATTCGGTATTTTATGATCACAACGACGCCAACGGCTCAACTGACTGCCAGATCTGCTGAAATCGATCACAAGCTGCGGCTCATGCGCGAAGCGTTGCACGAAACGGGTGCAGCCGGAATTCGCTTGCGGGGTACAGATTGGTTTACCTGGGCAACGGGTGGCGGTTCGCATACCGTTTTATTGGCAGCCGAAACTGGAATTGCGGACGTGCTTGTCACAGCCGATCGCGCCTACCTCTTAACCAACGAAATTGAGGCGCAGCGTTTACGGGATGAGGAATTATCTGGAAATAGTTTTCAAGTTCAGGCAATTCCCTGGGCAGATACAGAACAGCAGGAAGCATTTGTCCGAGACATTGCTGGGGATAAGGTCATTAGCGATCGCCCCACATTAAACGAATCTCCTTTACCCAATTCGCTGATTCAGCAAAAGCGGATCTTGTTGCCCAGTGAAATCGATCGCTACCGTGAGGTGGGTCGGCTTGCCAGCGAAGCCATGACTGAAGCAATCACTCAAGCTCAGCCAGATTGGACAGAATATCAGCTTGCTGGAGCAGGTGCAAAATCGCTTTGGTCAAGAGGCTTATATCCTGGCTTAATTTTATTGGCAGGTGAACGTCGCTTACCGATCTATCGTCATGCCATTGCTACGGCAGAGCCGATCGGACGAGCTGCAATGATGGTATTTTGTGCGCGAGGTTTTGGGCTGTATGCCAACCTGACCCGATTTATTTACTTTGGCAAACTCTCAGAACAGCAGCGATCGTTACATCAGCAAGTCCGCGAAGTCGAAGCTGCCGGATTAGATCAATGCCAGCCCAACGTTCCCTTAAATCAGATCTATGAGCGGCTAAAACAAGCATACGAGCAACAGGGACACCCGGAAGCCATTCGCCAACATCACCAGGGTGGCACAACCGGATATCTGTCGCGCGAAATCGTTGCCACTCCCACAACGATCGATCCTCTCGCCGCAAATATGGCGGTTGCCTGGAATCCCAGCCTGCCCGGAGCCAAAATTGAAGACACCTTCCTCATCCATGCGGACGGCAACCTGGAGAACTTGACATTCGATCCGAACTGGTCGAGCACTGAAGTCAACGGGCGATCGCGACCCCTTCCCCTGGAGCAATCTTGAACAAGCTTGAACAATAACTAACGATTGCTGCCCTAATTTTTTATCCTTTTAATTTTTTCGTTCCTTATCCCTTCATCCTCTCCTTCATCTCCTCCCTCCATGGTTACCTTTTCCCAGATCTTCAACGCTGCCCCTGAAATCGAAGCCCATGCCCCTGGACGGGTCAATTTATTAGGCGAACATACCGACTACAACGATGGGTTTGTGCTGCCAACTGCCATTCCGCAGCAGACCATCGTTCAGCTTGGATTAAGCCCAAACAACAAATTTCACTTTTATTCACAAGATTTGGAAGAACAGGTAGATTGGGAAATTTCTGAACCCACTCCAAGCGGATTTGCCCAATATCTAATTGGCTGTATTCGATCGCTTGAACCCTTTGGAATTGATATCCCTCCTCTGAATGTATTTGTTGCTTCAGAAGTACCCATTGGCTCCGGGCTTTCCAGCAGTGCAGCGTTAGAAGTGGCAATGTTGCGTGGATTGCGATCGTTATTCCAGCTTGATTTAGACGATGTGCAAATTGCTCAATTGGGGCAACAAGCAGAGATCCACTATGCTGGCGTGCAGTGCGGCATTATGGATCAAATGGCATCTAGCCTGGCAGATACAGAACATTTGCTATTTTTAGACACGCGCAGCCTCGATCGCCAGATTCTTCCACTCCCCAGCGATGCAGAAATTTTAGTGATCGATAGCGGTATTCCTCGCACTTTGGCGGGCAGTGGTTACAATCAACGACGCGCCGAATGTGAAGCAGCAGCCCAACAGCTAGGAGTAAAAGCATTACGCGATATCAGCGATCCAAAAGCCGTCGAATCTTTGGCTGAGCCGTTAAGACGCAGAGCACGCCATGTGATTACAGAAGACAATCGCGTTTTAGAAGCGAAGCAAGGCATCTCTGCAGAACAATTTGGCACTTTAATGAACGCTTCTCATGCCAGCCTGCGCGATGATTATGAAGTATCAGTCGAGGGATTGGATCATCTGGTTGCGATCCTCCAATCAACACCCGGCGTATTTGGCGCAAGACTCACCGGAGCTGGATTTGGGGGCGCTTGTGTCGCCTTAGTGAAATCTGGGCAAGCTGCTGCGATCGCATCGATCGTTTTGGAAAAATACCAGCAAACAAATCACACAGGCAAGATTTTAGTCCCTGTCATGAATGGTGCGGCATAGCAACCTGGAATTTTTTGTCACGCACCCACCAATTTGAGGATTAATTTTCAAGATGTAGCTAACGAGCTGTGTAAATTCCTAATAGATTTTTTCTGAGCAAGGGCTTCACTCGCTTCGCTTTGGCAATGTTGATCATGTAAGTGATCAAAGGCTTCAATAAATTTGCGATGTGCCTGTTGATTGGTTTCTGCGATAGAGGCTGACAATAAGCAGTGAGAATGAATCCGATTGGGCTGACTAGAAATTCGATAAATTCTAGAACGCTTAATAAAACCCTCACCATGCTCAGTACTGTCGTGCCGTTCAGATCTTACCTTTTAGAAATCCAACAAGATTTTGGAGAAAGGAATGACTGACCTGTGCCGATTCAGTTTGAGTTGCAATTGACTCGATTGGTTCAAGTTCAGTAATTGCTTGGGATGCTACCAACGGCATTTCTGCTGCAACTCCTGAGACAATTAAACGAAAGGCAAGTTGTTGAACTTTGGCGATCGGTAATTGCAGTTGCTGAGCAATGGCATGGAGCGAAATAGATCCGTTGACAAACTCCCACATCTGCCACTCTGATTGATTTAACCGTTGTTGGGGTTTACCTTCAGTTACACTCACCAGCGCGGAAGTAGGTTCTGGTAGCTTATCATCTAATGCAGACCAGTCTTTCAAGGCACGCAATCCTGCCAGTGTTACCTCAGTTGCAGACGCATTTAAACCTGTCATTTCGGACATCGGGAGAGGGGCTTTAACATCAAACTGAAACCACCCATCCTTAAGCATAAATAACGCACAGACCTGCTGCATGACCTGGGTATAAAACAAGAGCTTGAGCTGCTCAGCATTCAATAGACCCTGAGATTTAAGGCATAAGCCCAGAGGAGTGTTTACCTTGCAAGACTGCGCTAAACGCGATGCCGCTCGATCGCCTAACCATCGTCTTTGGCTAATTAGCCTTAGCAACCCTTGCTGATCAAGCGCGCTGGCAGCAGCCATAATGCGACCTTGATTAAACCAAATATAATGATTGCTGTTGCCCTCCGAATTTGCATCTGCTAATGTGCAAATCGTTAGCAATCCAACTTTGTTACCCTGCTCCAGAAATTGGAAGAGTTCTGCTAAGGAAAACTCTGCTAAATACCCTGTGACTGCCATTTTGTTCCTTATTGCATTTCTTGTTAGTTGTGCATGGTTTGAATAAGTTGAGAAATCAGAGAAACCAACTGATTCATAGCCCTACACCAGGCATTCCTTAGCGGAGTGTTCAATCAGTTTAATGATAGTTTTTGCAACGGAAGCTGCTTCAGTTGGGTTAACACTGATAATTGGAGGACATTCAAAGGGATTGGGATAGCCAAGAGCAACGCCAATATTGGCACTTTCCCAGGCATTTGGGCAATCAACATGTGTCAAGCCAATGATCATGGGAACAGTCGATCGCTGTTTCATAAACATGAGAATGCGGCGAGCATAGCGAAACTCACCAGGACGATGAGCCGCAACTAGCAAGACATAGGCATGAGCTTTACGAATCAAAATATCCCACATGAAGTCAAACCGGGACTGACCTGGTGTCCCATAAAGATGCAGCGCCATATCAGGGGTAAATTGAAGTCGTCCAAAATCAAGGGCAACGGTTGTTTTCTTCTTTAGCAGAAGTGTCTCATCAGTTGCTTGACGATCGGTGTCCACAACTTCAATTTCACTAACTGAGCGGATAAAGGTAGACTTTCCGGCACCAACAGGTCCAGTTACAACCAAACGCATAATTTCCATTGAACTTACACAGCCACAATCAATGGGGGAGAACAAGGTGATGAATATGAAACAGCAATCAATTATGAGATAAGATTGCGCTGGAACTTTTGAATCACCGTAGAGTATTTCGGTACAGTCCAGCGAAACGTACTGGAAACTGTATGATTCAAAGACAGAATAAGTTTACGATTACATTAAGATCTGCTTTAGCTCGGACAAAGCTCGTTTGATCTCTAGCATCAGCAATCCTTGTTTTGCGCTGCTACTAGCAAGCACTAAAAACACAGCATCTTCACCACAGTTCATGAGAATGCCATATCCCTTATCACCTTCAACAAAGATGCGATCGA is a genomic window containing:
- a CDS encoding M24 family metallopeptidase, translating into MITTTPTAQLTARSAEIDHKLRLMREALHETGAAGIRLRGTDWFTWATGGGSHTVLLAAETGIADVLVTADRAYLLTNEIEAQRLRDEELSGNSFQVQAIPWADTEQQEAFVRDIAGDKVISDRPTLNESPLPNSLIQQKRILLPSEIDRYREVGRLASEAMTEAITQAQPDWTEYQLAGAGAKSLWSRGLYPGLILLAGERRLPIYRHAIATAEPIGRAAMMVFCARGFGLYANLTRFIYFGKLSEQQRSLHQQVREVEAAGLDQCQPNVPLNQIYERLKQAYEQQGHPEAIRQHHQGGTTGYLSREIVATPTTIDPLAANMAVAWNPSLPGAKIEDTFLIHADGNLENLTFDPNWSSTEVNGRSRPLPLEQS
- the galK gene encoding galactokinase, producing MVTFSQIFNAAPEIEAHAPGRVNLLGEHTDYNDGFVLPTAIPQQTIVQLGLSPNNKFHFYSQDLEEQVDWEISEPTPSGFAQYLIGCIRSLEPFGIDIPPLNVFVASEVPIGSGLSSSAALEVAMLRGLRSLFQLDLDDVQIAQLGQQAEIHYAGVQCGIMDQMASSLADTEHLLFLDTRSLDRQILPLPSDAEILVIDSGIPRTLAGSGYNQRRAECEAAAQQLGVKALRDISDPKAVESLAEPLRRRARHVITEDNRVLEAKQGISAEQFGTLMNASHASLRDDYEVSVEGLDHLVAILQSTPGVFGARLTGAGFGGACVALVKSGQAAAIASIVLEKYQQTNHTGKILVPVMNGAA
- a CDS encoding DUF4388 domain-containing protein, translated to MAVTGYLAEFSLAELFQFLEQGNKVGLLTICTLADANSEGNSNHYIWFNQGRIMAAASALDQQGLLRLISQRRWLGDRAASRLAQSCKVNTPLGLCLKSQGLLNAEQLKLLFYTQVMQQVCALFMLKDGWFQFDVKAPLPMSEMTGLNASATEVTLAGLRALKDWSALDDKLPEPTSALVSVTEGKPQQRLNQSEWQMWEFVNGSISLHAIAQQLQLPIAKVQQLAFRLIVSGVAAEMPLVASQAITELEPIESIATQTESAQVSHSFLQNLVGFLKGKI
- a CDS encoding ATP/GTP-binding protein, translated to MEIMRLVVTGPVGAGKSTFIRSVSEIEVVDTDRQATDETLLLKKKTTVALDFGRLQFTPDMALHLYGTPGQSRFDFMWDILIRKAHAYVLLVAAHRPGEFRYARRILMFMKQRSTVPMIIGLTHVDCPNAWESANIGVALGYPNPFECPPIISVNPTEAASVAKTIIKLIEHSAKECLV